CGATTGCATTTTCTTGCTGTAGTCGTTGATGCCGTCGCCTGCACGCAGGGCTTCCAACTCTTCCAAACGGCCCAGACGGCTGCGAATGGTGCGGAAGTTGGTCAGCGTGCCACCGAGCCAACGCTCGCTGACGAAAGGCATGCCGCAACGCAGCGACTGCTCTTCGACGGCTTCACCAGCTTGACGCTTGGTACCGACGAACAGGATCAAGCTGCCGCCAGCGGCGACTTGCGACAGATACTTCTTCGCTCGAAGCAAACCACGAAGCGTTTCGCGAATGTCGAGGATGTGGATTTGGTTTTTCTTGCCGAAGATGTAAGGAGCCATCTTCGGATTCCAGAGACTGGTGCGGTGACCAAAGTGGACACCAGCTTCAATCATCTCTTTGACAATTTCATTCGCCATCAGAATATTTGCCGCGCATATTCGCGGCATCTCCGGGATTTGGTCCATTGCGGGTTCGGAGAACTGGCTTTCCAACAAACAGGAAAACAGCAGCCCCAGAGCGGTGAAAACGACGCGAAAACGCGTGATTTCGGTGCCCTTCGCCCCAAAATGCAGTGAACTGGGTAAAGGATACGCCCTGCCAAAACGCAGGCGGGGCGGGAAAGGAAGGCAAAAAGTACGGCTCAGAGCAAAAATTTGCAACCCCGACGGCCTTCTTCCGATCGTGTCTTCCCAAGGAATTCACGGGATTCCACGAATCCTTCATCGGCACGAACCGATCCAAAATCGACTCGGAGTCCGGCAAATGGGAGCGGTGACTCCTTCTTGCGAGCTTCATGCAGCATTCACCATTCACACAACCTGGAAAGCTACGATCCCCGCCTTGCGGTGACACATGCCTCATCATCGCACACGCTTCCAGCCAAACGGACCTGTTCATGCGAATCGCTGCCATTGCCAATCGCTTGGACCGAAGCCACCCGATCGCGCTGACGCTCTGGGCGATGCTGGCGGCTTTCGTCACGTACTTCTGCATGTATGCCTTCCGCAAGCCGTTCACGGTGGTCAAGTACGAAGGCCTGCTGATTGGCGGCCTTGATTTCAAGGTGGTGCTGCTGTTTGCCCAGGTGGGCGGCTACGCACTTTCCAAGCTGATCGGCATCAAGGTGATTTCCGAGCTATCGCCTCGCCGAAGGGCGGTGATGATCCTGTCGCTCATTGCCGTGTCCCATCTGGCGCTGCTGCTGTATGCCGTGGTCCCTTTTTCGCTGAAACCTATTTGCCTGTTTTTCAACGGCCTGCCGCTGGGGATGGTGTTCGGTTGTGTCTTTGCTTATCTCGAGGGACGCCGTGTGACGGAGGCATTGGCCGCGGGACTCTGCGCCAGCTTCATCATGGCCTCTGGATCGGTGAAGTCCGTGGGAGCAATGCTGATGGAATACCAACAAGTCAGCCCTTTCTGGATGCCCTTTGTGACCGGGGCGTTGTTCTGGGTGCCACTGCTTCTAGGTGTCTGGATGCTGGAACAATTGCCTCCCCCAGGCGAACTCGACATCTCCGCCCGTTCTCCTCGAACCCCATTCAACGGGGAGGAACGTGGACGTTTCTTTTCACGCTACGCATTGGGGATCTGCGCATTGGTCTTGGTCATGGTTTTGCTCACTGTGTTCCGAAGCATCCGTGACGACTACGCAACCGAAATCTGGTCGGGATTCGGCGTTGAACGCCCCGAGATATTCGCCATTTCGGAAACTTGGGTGGCGGTCGTCGCCGTCCTGTTGAGCGCAATCACCGTTTTGATTCCGGGCAACTACCGAGCGTTCCAAGTCAGCATGGGGATCATCGCAGTTTCGTTTGCCAGCGCTTTTGGTACCACACTGTTTTGGTGGAACACCCCTGAGTGGACGGAAGCAACCGCGTTTCTCTACATAGTTCAGATTGGAATTTGCCTCTACGTTCCCTACGTCCTATTTCATACGACGGTCTATGAGCGGGCAGTCGCGTTGCTGAAAGAAAAAAGCAACGCGGGGTACTTGCTCTATCTAGGCGACTGCGCGGGCTACTTCTGCACCATCTTCATGATGATCCTTTTTCATCTGATCAGCCCCGAGTCGGTCGACTTCAAAGGCCTGCTGTTCAAGCTCGCCGTGGTCATTTCACCTGCCTCCATCGCCCTGGCGGCGGTTGTGGCTCTCTACTTTCAAAAACAAGGAAGTTCCTTCCCGATGGAAACCATTGAACGCCCTCTTCCCGAAACCACAGTGCCGACAGGAGTCACGCCATGAGCATCTCTCCGTCAGTGGATCACCTCGAGACATGGGAACAAAAAGGTTACGTCCAATTCCCAGGCTTTCTTTCTGAAACCGAAACCAACGACCTGAAAGAATGGGTGGAGCAAATTAGCTCTTGGCCGCCCGATCCGGAAAAGTGGATGCATCACTTTGAGCAAATCGGTCCCATCGCCAGACCGGCTCGAACGGAGTACATCATCGATTTTCATGACGGACTGCGACGACTGCTGACCACCGGCAAGGTCCCGGAAACAGCCGGCAGCCTGCTTGGGCAACCCGTTGTCCTGTACAAAGAAAAAATCAACTACAAGTATCCTGGTGGTGGCGGTTACGCCGCACACCAAGATGCTCCCGCCTATGAATTTGTGAAGCTGCACATCACGTGCTCCATCGCAATTCATGACGCGACACCAGAAAACGGCTGCCTTTACTTTGCTCCTGAGTTGCACCGCGAAGGCTTGATTCACCTGAACGACCAGGGCTGCATTGAAGAGAGCAAAGCAAAATCACTGAACTGGGAACCGATCCCGATGAAAGCTGGAGACGCATTGTTCTTCAGCTCTTATGCCCCCCATTACAGTCCGTCCAATCAAACGGATCAGTCCCGGCGGACGCTCTACCTCACCTACAACGCGCTCGCCGAAGGCGATCTTCGCGAATCGTATTACGCCGACAAACGACAAGCCTTCGCGGACGCAGAGAAGACCGGCGATCAGAGAATGCGAGTTAGTAAAATCGGTCACTTCAACGGCAAACCCCCGGAACAATCATGAATCAGAAAGTCGACACCTCGCTGGCGGAGTGCCTCGAAAATGCAAAGACAGCGGCAGACAAAGTCAGCCTGCTATTCCAATACATGGACCAGCATGGCCAGAGCTTCTACGACGAGTCCGTGACCCAACTTCAGCATGGGCTGCAGGCCGCGTTCCTGGCACGAACCAACGGAGCCACTGACGAACAGGTGACCGCAGCGCTGCTGCACGACATCGGTCACTTCCTAATGGACGAGCACGATGCCCAGGGGGATTTCTTGCAAGAAGATTGGTGCCACGAGACCGTTGGAGCAGACCTGCTCGAGCCCTTCTTTCCAACTGTGATCATCGAATCCATTCGCCAGCATGTGCCTGCGAAACGATACCTCTGCGCAGTCGACCCCCGCTATCACGACGGGCTGTCGCAGGCGTCGAAACGAAGCCTGGACCTGCAAGGTGGAAAGTTCACACCCGAAGAAGTCGCCGAGTTCGAGAAGAATCCGCACCACGAAACGGTTGTGCTCGTCCGCCGCTGGGACGACGGCGCCAAAATCAAAGACCTCGAAGTCCCCGGCCTGGAAGCCTACCAAGAAACGGTCGAAAGCTGCGTGCGGTGACTCAACAAACTGATCGCAATCAAAGGAGTCACCACCAGCCCGCACAGACCTGCATAAACCGATTTCACGCCGATCAGGGCGAGTCGGTCCATTGAATCACCAGCGAACACGAACAATACAAGAAGTGCGGGAACCGCGAGGAACGGCAACACGACGAAAGAAAACCGCAAACAGCCGACGAACGACCCACCTTGCAGAACCCGTCCCACCCAAGCAGTGATTCGCGACGCGACGCCAGAACCCGCTTCCTTCGCGGGTAGCGGTTCAACCATTCCAAATCGAAGATGCCGCATCAACACTCGGGAACTGATCGCCGCCGTGATCAATGGCAGAAGAAATCCTGTGCCAATGATTTCCATGCAGACGCTTGAAGGAATTCCCCAAACCGGGACCGAGTCTCGATCGAGAAACAACAGCCAGCCAAAGAAAGCATTGATCCCGACATTGATCACCAACGGGATCAAGACGTAACCAACAAGCACATAGCGAAGCGTCGCAGCAGGCCAATGTCTCACGAGGACATCTCGCGACGGCAGTCTTCCGGCAGAACATCGCGACCTGCCTGCAAACCACACTTCTCAGCAACATGGTTTTGCAACGCATGCACAAGTTCTTCGCGAGTGCTGACGCAGCCCTTGAACGGACTGTGCTCCATTCCCATTTGAATTCCGGGATAAAGCGACGCATCCTCCGCCAAGATCTTCTTGACAGCAGATGTTTTGATGCGGCCCCAGAAACGAGTCAGCCATTTCGACCACGCCGTTTCCTGCTCGCGTCGAAGCACAAAGACGGACACAGTCGCCCGACAAGTTATCGGGGACGTCGGCATCAACACCATCGCCTGCAGCATCGCGTCGGCCCGCATCAAAAACAGATGTGGAAATAGGTGATACATCCGGTACCGCGGGGAGCAATCGGGATGGAGCTGCGATGTCACCCACCGCGAAAAACGCATCGCGTTCGGCGATGCATGAATCGTGGCACGCATGATCGTTCCGCCATCATGAATTTCGTGCTCGATTTCATCTTCCGGTTCAAACCGAAAGCTATCCGTGTGCACTGATTCCAGGTGATACGACTCGACCGTATTCTCCGCCACCACTTTCCAGTTCGCGGGGAAATCGTAATGCCAGGTCTCGGCATGAGCCCAGCGATCACCTGAAAACTCTTCCGTCACCGTCGCGAACGGTTTGAATTGATCAGTCAGTGGCGGACAACTCGGATCGAGCGATACGAAAATCAAAGGCCCGTGAACGGAGACTGAAAACTTCTTCAAACACTCCGGACCGCCACTCATCGGCCGAAAGTTCTTCGCATCCGGAATGCGACCACTTGAACCATCGACGTTGAACTCCCATCCGTGGTATTGGCACTTCAATGTCGGACTGCTGCCGCAGCGTTCGTTCGACAGTGTGCTGTGCCGGTGGGGACAAACATTGAGAAAGCAGTGATAAGCACCTTGGTGGTTCCGCACCAAAATGGGAACGCCAAACAGTTCGCGGGTAAAGAAGTCCCCATCGTCGGGAGCGTCATGCAACGAGCCAACCCAGTGCCACTGCGGCCGGAACATCGTCTCCAACTCGACCTCATGTTGCGACTGGCTGCTGTAGTGCTCCGGCAGCAGAAGATGCGGCAACTTGGATTGGTTGACGAACATGAGCGATGTGAGATGAAGGACACACAGACAATTTCACATCCAAACATAGCCGCCGAAGCTCGACGATGTTGTTGGTCGCAATCATGATTGCGAGGAACCAAACAACCAACAAAAAACCCTTCGCCGAAGAACAGCGAAGGGTTTGATGTTTGGAACACAGAGGGCTGAACGGAATGTTCGGCCCGGCTGGATCAATACATGTCGTGGTCGCCACCGTGACCGGCTTTGCCACTCTTTTCTGGCTTCTCTGCAACCAACGCGTCGCTGGTCAGCAACAAGGTCGCGACGCTGGCTGCGTTGCCCAATGCGGTGCGAGTCACCTTGGTTGGGTCGATGACGCCGGACTTGACCAAGTCTTCGTAGACGTCGGTCAACGCGTTGTAGCCTTCGTTGCCCTTCATCGCCAAAACCTTTTCGCAGACGATGCCGCCGTCTTGGCCAGCGTTTTCGCTGATCATGGTCAACGGAGCACGGCAAGCACGCAGAACGATGTTGTAACCAACCAATTGGTCATCGCTCAGAGTGTCAGCCGCTTTGACTTTGCCGCTAGCACGAAGCAAGGCGACGCCACCACCGGGCAGGATGCCTTCTTCGACGGCAGCGCGAGTCGCGTGCAACGCATCTTCGACGCGAGCCTTCTTTTCTTTCATTTCGCTTTCGGTCGCCGCACCAACGTTCACCTTGGCAACACCGCCAGCCAACTTGGCCAAACGCTCTTCCAATTTTTCGCGATCGTAATCGCTGGTGCTGAGTTCGATTTCGCGACGAATTTGGTCGATGCGAGCCTTGATGTCAGCGCTCTTGCCGCCACCTTCGATGACCGTCGTGTTGTCTTTGTCGACAATGATCTTCTTGGCACGACCGAGTTGTGGCAGGTCGACGCTTTCCAGCTTGACGCCAAGAGCTTCGAAGATCGCTTGACCACCGGTCAAAATCGCGATGTCTTCCATCATGGCTTTGCGACGATCGCCGTAACCAGGTGCCTTCACAGCACACACGGTGAACGTGCCACGCAGACGGTTGATGACGAGCGTTGCGAGTGCTTCGCCGTCGACGTCTTCAGCGATGATCAACAATGGCTTGCCTTGTTGAACGACTTTCTCAAGCAACGGCACCATGTCTTTGATGTTGCTGATCTTCTTTTCGAAGACCAAGACGTAGGCGTCTTCGAGAACGACTTCCATGCTGGTCGAGTCGGTCACGAAATAAGGCGACAAGTAGCCGCGGTCGAACTGCATGCCTTCGACCCACTCTTGTTCGGTCTGCAGGCTCTTGCCTTCGTCGACGGTGATGACGCCGTCTTTGCCGACCTTGCTCATCGCGTCGGCGAGCAACGTTCCGATTTCACGGTCGTTGTTGCTGGCGATGGTCGCGACGTTGGCCATGGCTTCTTGGTCTTTGACTTTGACCGCCATGCTGTGAAGTTGCTCGGTGATGTCCGAGACAGCGGTTTCGATGCCGCTCTTCATTTGAATTGGGTTGACACCAGCGACGACGGCTTTGAGGCCTTCGTTGAAGATCGCTTCGGCCATCACGGTTGCGGTGGTCGTTCCGTCACCGGCAACGTCGCTGGTCTTGCTAGCGACTTCGCGAACCATTGACGCACCCATGTTTTCATAGGGATCTTCCAGTTCGATTTCCTTGGCAACGGTCACGCCGTCTTTTGTCACGGTGGGGCTGCCGAAGCTCTTTTGCAAAATCACGTTGCGACCCTTGGGTCCCAAGGTGACTTTGACGGTGCGAGCGAGCTTGGACACGCCGCGGCGAATCGCTTCGCGTGCTTCTTGGTCAAAGGCAATGATTTTTGGCATGGTTGTCTATCAGAATTAAAGGTTTGCAGAGATGGGTTTCAGAACAACGCGATGGGATCCATCGCCAATGATCACTCGATCACGGCCAGAACGTCGTCTTCTCGCATGAGCAGGTATTCGACATCGTCGATTTCCACCGTTTCGCCGGCGTAGCTGCTGAACAACACGCGGTCGCCAGTGGCGAGTTGGAAGTCAGCTCGGCTGCCGTCGTCCAGCAATTTGCCGGTACCCAAGGCCACAACGGTCCCTCGAGCGGGCTTTTCCATGGCCGAATCGGGAAGCACGATGCCGCCGGCAGTCGTGGTTTCGCTTTCCTCACGCTGAACAACGATGCGTTCGCCGAGGGGTTGCAAACGAATTTTGGTTGCACTCTTGGTGGCTGCAGCCATGTCCGTGACACCTTTCGTGGTATTGAGTCGAAATGTGGGGAAAATGTGTGGTGGGGCTAACCTGATTCGGCCGGCTGATCGGATCGATCTCACAAACGATCCAACGTCACCGCCAACCAAAATGGCAGCTTTGTTCGTTGAAGCCGCCCAATAAGCAATCGCTGTGCCGCCCCGCAAAGAACGTGACGCAAGACACTCCTCAGTAGACACTTACGTCAAATCGGCGAATCCGCCCAACGCTTCAGAAGCTCACCGGTGACAGCCCGCCACGGTGGCACTCGCGGTGGAACTGCCACTTCATTAACCGCCGCAGCGAGTCGGCCCGGTTCCGACCGGACGCTTTGCCGATTCGGATGATCTTAAGCACTAGCCAAGCGTTCACTGAGAGACGCTTTCCACAAGTTGGATTCACGGCGGGGACCGCCGTGCTACAGGTTGGTTCCGGTGCGGCAGATTGATCTGCCATTCGGCGGAACTACTTCGACATGGCTTTGACGACTGCTTCGCCCATTTCTGCTGGCGAAGGGGCGACCACGATACCAGCGTCTTCGAGAGCCGCGACCTTTTCTTCTGCCGTGCCTTTGCCGCCGCTGATGATCGCACCGGCGTGGCCCATGCGTTTTCCGGGAGGTGCTGTGCGACCCGCGATGAAGGCGGCGACCGGCTTGGTCACGTGCTCTTTGACGAACGCGGCGGCTTCTTCTTCGGCACTGCCACCGATTTCACCGATCATCAAGATCGCTTCGGTTTGGTCGTCTTCTTGGTACATCTTGAACAAATCGATGTAGTTCGTTCCGACGATCGGGTCACCACCCAGACCAACGCAGGTGCTTTGGCCGAGTTTCAGCGAACTGGTTTGCCAAACGGCTTCGTAGGTCAGCGTACCGCTGCGGCTCATCACGCCGACTTTGCCGGGGTTGTGGATGTAACCGGGCATGATGCCGATTTTGCACTCGCCGGGAGTGATCAAACCGGGGCAGTTGGGGCCGATCAGCGTCGAACCGCTGGCTTTGACCTTTTCATAAACTCGCACCATGTCGACGACGGGCACGCCTTCGGTGATGGCGGCGATGACGCGGATGCCAGCGTCAACGGCTTCCAAGATGGCGTCCGCGGTGAACGGCGGCGGGACGAAAATCATCGTCGCGTCGGCGCCGGTTTTCTGAACCGCTTCTTCGACTGTATCGAAAACTGGAATGCCTTCGACATCTT
Above is a genomic segment from Rhodopirellula bahusiensis containing:
- a CDS encoding co-chaperone GroES, with protein sequence MAAATKSATKIRLQPLGERIVVQREESETTTAGGIVLPDSAMEKPARGTVVALGTGKLLDDGSRADFQLATGDRVLFSSYAGETVEIDDVEYLLMREDDVLAVIE
- a CDS encoding aromatic ring-hydroxylating oxygenase subunit alpha; amino-acid sequence: MFVNQSKLPHLLLPEHYSSQSQHEVELETMFRPQWHWVGSLHDAPDDGDFFTRELFGVPILVRNHQGAYHCFLNVCPHRHSTLSNERCGSSPTLKCQYHGWEFNVDGSSGRIPDAKNFRPMSGGPECLKKFSVSVHGPLIFVSLDPSCPPLTDQFKPFATVTEEFSGDRWAHAETWHYDFPANWKVVAENTVESYHLESVHTDSFRFEPEDEIEHEIHDGGTIMRATIHASPNAMRFSRWVTSQLHPDCSPRYRMYHLFPHLFLMRADAMLQAMVLMPTSPITCRATVSVFVLRREQETAWSKWLTRFWGRIKTSAVKKILAEDASLYPGIQMGMEHSPFKGCVSTREELVHALQNHVAEKCGLQAGRDVLPEDCRREMSS
- the rpsB gene encoding 30S ribosomal protein S2, producing MANEIVKEMIEAGVHFGHRTSLWNPKMAPYIFGKKNQIHILDIRETLRGLLRAKKYLSQVAAGGSLILFVGTKRQAGEAVEEQSLRCGMPFVSERWLGGTLTNFRTIRSRLGRLEELEALRAGDGINDYSKKMQSSLNREYRKMYRNLNGLRTMNRLPEVMFIVDPGKERNAVREAKRLGITTVALIDTDSDPSQIDLPIPGNDDGIRSVEMIMRELADAVIAGKGQTQTEAAPNAQAAPEAPAAPAEQPAAEAAAASSEG
- a CDS encoding methylphosphonate hydroxylase, translating into MSISPSVDHLETWEQKGYVQFPGFLSETETNDLKEWVEQISSWPPDPEKWMHHFEQIGPIARPARTEYIIDFHDGLRRLLTTGKVPETAGSLLGQPVVLYKEKINYKYPGGGGYAAHQDAPAYEFVKLHITCSIAIHDATPENGCLYFAPELHREGLIHLNDQGCIEESKAKSLNWEPIPMKAGDALFFSSYAPHYSPSNQTDQSRRTLYLTYNALAEGDLRESYYADKRQAFADAEKTGDQRMRVSKIGHFNGKPPEQS
- a CDS encoding hydroxymethylphosphonate dioxygenase, translating into MNQKVDTSLAECLENAKTAADKVSLLFQYMDQHGQSFYDESVTQLQHGLQAAFLARTNGATDEQVTAALLHDIGHFLMDEHDAQGDFLQEDWCHETVGADLLEPFFPTVIIESIRQHVPAKRYLCAVDPRYHDGLSQASKRSLDLQGGKFTPEEVAEFEKNPHHETVVLVRRWDDGAKIKDLEVPGLEAYQETVESCVR
- a CDS encoding DUF5690 family protein: MRIAAIANRLDRSHPIALTLWAMLAAFVTYFCMYAFRKPFTVVKYEGLLIGGLDFKVVLLFAQVGGYALSKLIGIKVISELSPRRRAVMILSLIAVSHLALLLYAVVPFSLKPICLFFNGLPLGMVFGCVFAYLEGRRVTEALAAGLCASFIMASGSVKSVGAMLMEYQQVSPFWMPFVTGALFWVPLLLGVWMLEQLPPPGELDISARSPRTPFNGEERGRFFSRYALGICALVLVMVLLTVFRSIRDDYATEIWSGFGVERPEIFAISETWVAVVAVLLSAITVLIPGNYRAFQVSMGIIAVSFASAFGTTLFWWNTPEWTEATAFLYIVQIGICLYVPYVLFHTTVYERAVALLKEKSNAGYLLYLGDCAGYFCTIFMMILFHLISPESVDFKGLLFKLAVVISPASIALAAVVALYFQKQGSSFPMETIERPLPETTVPTGVTP
- the sucD gene encoding succinate--CoA ligase subunit alpha codes for the protein MSILVDKNTKVICQGITGNAGKFHSLGCRDYGTQMVGGVTPGKGGQDVEGIPVFDTVEEAVQKTGADATMIFVPPPFTADAILEAVDAGIRVIAAITEGVPVVDMVRVYEKVKASGSTLIGPNCPGLITPGECKIGIMPGYIHNPGKVGVMSRSGTLTYEAVWQTSSLKLGQSTCVGLGGDPIVGTNYIDLFKMYQEDDQTEAILMIGEIGGSAEEEAAAFVKEHVTKPVAAFIAGRTAPPGKRMGHAGAIISGGKGTAEEKVAALEDAGIVVAPSPAEMGEAVVKAMSK
- the groL gene encoding chaperonin GroEL (60 kDa chaperone family; promotes refolding of misfolded polypeptides especially under stressful conditions; forms two stacked rings of heptamers to form a barrel-shaped 14mer; ends can be capped by GroES; misfolded proteins enter the barrel where they are refolded when GroES binds), with amino-acid sequence MPKIIAFDQEAREAIRRGVSKLARTVKVTLGPKGRNVILQKSFGSPTVTKDGVTVAKEIELEDPYENMGASMVREVASKTSDVAGDGTTTATVMAEAIFNEGLKAVVAGVNPIQMKSGIETAVSDITEQLHSMAVKVKDQEAMANVATIASNNDREIGTLLADAMSKVGKDGVITVDEGKSLQTEQEWVEGMQFDRGYLSPYFVTDSTSMEVVLEDAYVLVFEKKISNIKDMVPLLEKVVQQGKPLLIIAEDVDGEALATLVINRLRGTFTVCAVKAPGYGDRRKAMMEDIAILTGGQAIFEALGVKLESVDLPQLGRAKKIIVDKDNTTVIEGGGKSADIKARIDQIRREIELSTSDYDREKLEERLAKLAGGVAKVNVGAATESEMKEKKARVEDALHATRAAVEEGILPGGGVALLRASGKVKAADTLSDDQLVGYNIVLRACRAPLTMISENAGQDGGIVCEKVLAMKGNEGYNALTDVYEDLVKSGVIDPTKVTRTALGNAASVATLLLTSDALVAEKPEKSGKAGHGGDHDMY